In Sphingomonas phyllosphaerae, one DNA window encodes the following:
- the mreD gene encoding rod shape-determining protein MreD produces MTLAARPPFEEPLGRGRARLLPWATVMVGSLVTILPWSATLPLLPPAGLLILLSWRLLAPLSLRVWAPALLGLFDDLLSGQPLGSAMLLWTLAFFLVEAIDARSGVRDFKQSWAIAAIAIGFVLVGGRLVATPLDAHVDSVLLLQIVISVLLFPAAARLVAWIDLRRAL; encoded by the coding sequence GTGACCCTCGCTGCGCGCCCGCCCTTCGAAGAACCGCTCGGTCGTGGCCGCGCGCGGCTGTTGCCGTGGGCGACGGTGATGGTCGGGTCGCTCGTCACGATCCTGCCGTGGAGCGCGACGCTGCCGCTGCTGCCGCCGGCGGGGCTGTTGATTCTGCTGTCATGGCGTCTGCTCGCGCCCTTGTCGCTGCGCGTCTGGGCGCCGGCGCTGCTCGGGCTATTCGACGATCTGCTTTCCGGCCAGCCGCTGGGCAGTGCGATGCTGTTGTGGACGCTCGCCTTCTTTCTCGTCGAGGCGATCGACGCGCGCTCGGGCGTGCGCGATTTCAAACAAAGCTGGGCGATCGCCGCGATCGCGATCGGCTTCGTGCTGGTCGGCGGACGGCTGGTAGCGACGCCGCTCGATGCCCATGTCGATAGCGTGTTATTGCTCCAGATCGTGATCTCGGTTTTGCTCTTCCCCGCCGCGGCGCGGCTGGTCGCGTGGATCGACCTGCGGCGCGCGCTATGA
- the mreC gene encoding rod shape-determining protein MreC: MAPSRDRRPGFSRRAQYGLFVTYILGIAGAVVGAVLLALSTFHPAAFSVARAAVSEITAPASTATAAIIRAVATVPQEIGTWWRVHDENAELRARLARAREALLVGRQARLENVRLRALLGLRDRAPEVVTVARIVSTSASSTRRYGLLNAGSWQGVAEGQPVRGPEGLIGRVLYAGPDTARVLLVTDAESIVPVRRSRDGRPALAAGRGDGLIDIRTIDTADGKFRPGDIFVTSGTGGIFLPGVPVARVLRDGTDAAPARPFARPDALDVAIVHRAFMPPPPPAPKPAPSPTPSPTPDP, from the coding sequence ATGGCGCCGTCGCGGGATCGGCGCCCCGGCTTTTCGCGGCGCGCGCAATACGGACTGTTCGTCACCTACATCCTCGGCATCGCCGGGGCGGTGGTGGGGGCGGTCCTGCTTGCGCTGTCGACCTTCCATCCCGCCGCCTTCTCCGTGGCGCGCGCCGCGGTGTCGGAGATCACCGCGCCCGCCTCCACGGCGACCGCGGCGATCATCCGCGCCGTCGCGACGGTCCCACAGGAGATCGGGACGTGGTGGCGGGTGCATGACGAGAATGCCGAACTGCGCGCCCGGCTGGCGCGTGCGCGCGAGGCGTTGCTGGTCGGGCGACAGGCGCGGCTGGAGAACGTCAGGCTCCGCGCGCTGCTCGGGCTGCGCGACCGCGCGCCGGAGGTGGTCACCGTCGCACGTATCGTCAGCACCAGCGCGTCGAGCACGCGCCGTTACGGCCTGCTCAACGCCGGAAGCTGGCAGGGCGTCGCCGAGGGTCAGCCGGTCCGCGGGCCAGAGGGGCTGATCGGCAGGGTTCTTTACGCCGGGCCGGATACCGCACGCGTGCTGCTGGTCACCGACGCCGAAAGCATCGTGCCGGTGCGCCGCTCGCGCGATGGCCGCCCCGCGCTGGCCGCCGGGCGCGGCGACGGATTGATCGACATCCGCACGATCGACACCGCCGACGGCAAGTTCCGCCCCGGCGACATCTTCGTCACCTCCGGCACCGGCGGCATCTTCCTGCCCGGCGTGCCCGTTGCGCGCGTGCTGCGCGACGGCACCGATGCCGCGCCCGCACGGCCGTTCGCGCGCCCGGATGCGCTCGATGTCGCGATCGTCCACCGTGCGTTCATGCCGCCCCCGCCACCCGCACCGAAACCCGCCCCCTCCCCGACCCCGAGCCCCACCCCCGATCCGTGA